A genomic segment from Neodiprion lecontei isolate iyNeoLeco1 chromosome 1, iyNeoLeco1.1, whole genome shotgun sequence encodes:
- the LOC107221994 gene encoding histone acetyltransferase KAT6B isoform X2: MGEPESADTWSAWFLDAIRKIRSQKQRPSVERICHAIRQHHNYHEEEIGEHLEVAVKRGDVLKVFNKGQSSYKDPGGLQSRPLKVSKSTDLSKVFGKAVRELGEREGSTLKNIEKYIRQSHTVEEDSDGDLRTALRLSAKRAVDRGFVLQDGRLFRQPDRPPNTGKRLSESTAQNSSLDSPAKPPAPLPICKECLGTTTAGNNNNNKRNAAEKLSRCSICGAALHNSCAPPELSILVDRGTSWSCDDCSPTCAGCKLEQASQNYLVKCAGCIKCYHPTCLDPVLDKKNKAPWRCRHCQTAHAPNTPKEDSKKHKAHDASNLESGTPTSTRKKLSKIRENRKLGVSRKSLAGVTPAKKSTAPAALVESCSDDEPVATQTLPPGVTQKDVDLFKEARERANGSTVTSDEVTDSSLSPGGTGPGSGSRNPAAIVFGRYEVETWYSSPFPQEYARLPKLFFCEFCLKYTKSRAVLDRHMDKCQWRHPPATEIYRCNGLSVFEIDGNVNKIYCQNLCLLAKLFLDHKTLYYDVEPFLFYAVTKNDKYGCHLVGYFSKEKHCPAQRYNVSCIMTLPQYQRQGFGRFLIEFSYLLSKVEGIPGTPEKPLSDLGRVSYYSFWKSVVLEYLDLHRKDKDIKLGDITKETGVSAHDIAMAMQLLGFIRPVNTSKDDKPKVIIAVDWNKVDIHMAKVRKSSRISLDPECLRWIPLLSQISNPYLSTEEGGETGSESSPILEPKPIPTIVEKIQKVKIKKKPRGRRSGHRRASPLKPKSTQKTVHLKEKDKNKDKINDNKVMVKDSQKVVDIEETKMNMEVDKEVLVTSKNTKSAAAKNPPVTNTPKATPTSTSRRRIRAPKNVIVEPPVSIPSRKRKHSEKTESEDKEEKVESSRKRTRESIREKEKEKEKEREKEREKEKEKEIAKEKEKEKIKEKDKERENEREKDNERERDREKKRESEKEEKNKAEETEVQLDATIEVPNSPPKISTPPSPVPTPKPTKKQSKLDDILMKVTSRQTKNLQAKQAREKKALEDAQCNGKKEEIKDVKCSPMSRRSRAKVAVATVADNLKMPELKPESPTKDRTKSPVIPPPSLSPPPEEVQTKVSSEQMTIPEIFPSRPSSIKDDKVDQIETPTVTDRTESELPTGSPGEYEGGDEDEGEEEEEPPPRSKSISQQAPLTPPSPVKDKVEKLEKMVEKEIVKDKTMKQKEKPSPRKSEVDKPIVEERNDVSKELLKNSETGQIPEITAPVQPASPSKEKIPEKTEKIDQEQSIPQQPNMWEKPKELKDSLSQSKANNLLAEKRESSTGNLVMMETQLPTPQEKIVPVIEQDTLHLQIHQEEKQNSPESGKTTPHLDNPGSVKRTPPSQPDLPSMGVYTPDSTTNSVHSLHYGQCELDVNQLGLESPTSIASDLASQNSVERPPSALPMPPSAPTNIATSLQITAPPVAVNIPPQVQYSDCSMPQHTPPAHVAIHPMHQPHTPQPLQQPRTPQSHTPQSHTPQSIPTQSPQPIPQSHTPQPLSQSHTPQPLSQSHTPQNIPIQSPQPMPQSHTPQPLPQSHTPQPMQLSLGAQQQAQNQSMAHSQSQQQQQQQQQQQQQQQQQQQQQQQQQQQQQQQQQQQSAHQQQSQSHSSKRASGSQTHRSRSTQQRSHRATPPTSHAQSSQHSAAHVSHNTIAHTHGSHLPPQYQQSSMTVPPMSHPHSHTHAAHSHNMAVISQGNYMAVASQAFPTQNTYVIQHRGGRSGAPTPCTTATNFYIQTSTMPPHSHTPAPPSLTGSGNHQTPNSCSLAKLQQLTNGLEMIPPTPPPAMNLTPPPPIPHTMTPPQTSRQLPTPPQVPLGYGKNYYNVNTAPPGTPGPSSRSASRPSANANMASLNQTYASEGLYRQSLDPSGTCPQMQSAASRVSPNVTLNPNIMASPYGYRVAQPTTGYMNQAAQLGGFMNQASQLPVGVVNVPYSQDPHQQNPAAVYTTYHGYINGSLMQPLNGTMRPR; this comes from the exons ATGGGGGAGCCGGAGTCCGCGGACACGTGGTCGGCGTGGTTTCTGGACGCAATACGAAAGATACGGAGCCAGAAGCAGCGGCCGAGTGTCGAGCGGATATGTCACGCTATACGGCAGCATCACAATTATCACGAGGAGGAAATCGGGGAGCATCTTGAGGTCGCTGTAAAACGCGGCGATGTACTCAAGGTATTCAACAAGGGACAATCCTCGTACAAGGATCCTGGTGGCCTGCAGTCACGTCCGCTCAAGGTTTCCAAGTCGACGGACCTCAGCAAGGTCTTCGGCAAGGCGGTACGCGAACTTGGCGAGCGCGAGGGCTCGACCTTGAAAAACATTGAGAAGTACATACGGCAGAGTCATACCGTCGAAGAGGACAGCGATGGGGATCTGAGAACGGCGCTGAGATTGTCGGCCAAACGTGCCGTTGACCGGGGCTTCGTCCTGCAGGACGGGAGGTTGTTCCGGCAACCGGACAGGCCTCCGAACACGGGGAAACGGCTCAGCGAATCCACAGCCCAGAACTCGTCCCTGGATTCACCGGCAAAA CCTCCTGCACCATTGCCGATATGCAAAGAGTGTCTTGGGACTACAACAGCTggaaataacaacaacaacaaacgTAACGCTGCAGAGAAGTTGAGTAGATGTAGTATATGTGGTGCAGCGCTTCACAATTCGTGCGCTCCTCCAGAACTTTCGATTCTTGTGGACAGAGGTACGTCATGGAGCTGTGACGATTGTTCTCCGACATGCGCTGGCTGCAAACTGGAGCAGGCGTCTCAGAACTATCTAGTTAAGTGTGCTGGATGCATCAAGTGCTATCACCCAACGTGCTTAGACCCCgttttggataaaaaaaataaagcacCGTGGAGGTGTCGACACTGTCAAACTGCACATGCACCCAACACACCAAAGGAAGATAGTAAAAAACATAAAGCGCATGATGCATCTAATCTTGAATCTGGGACACCCACAAGTACAAGGAAAAAACTTAGCAAGATTCGTGAGAATAGAAA ATTAGGAGTATCACGGAAGAGCTTGGCAGGTGTGACTCCAGCAAAGAAGAGTACTGCGCCCGCAGCTCTGGTGGAGAGCTGCTCGGACG ATGAACCCGTTGCAACCCAGACATTACCCCCAGGTGTAACGCAGAAGGATGTGGATCTATTTAAAGAGGCTAGGGAACGAGCTAACGGCTCAACTGTGACATCTGATGAGGTTACAGACTCGTCTCTGAGTCCTGGTGGTACCGGACCTGGATCTGGTAGCAGAAATCCTGCTGCAATCGTTTTTGGCAGATACGAAGTCGAGACTTGGTACTCCAGTCCATTTCCCCAAGAATATGCTAGATTACCCAAGTTGTTCTTCTGTGAATTCTGTTTGAAGTACACTAAAAGTCGAGCTGTGTTGGACAGGCATATGGATAAATGCCAATGGAGACATCCACCTGCCACAGAAATTTATCGATGTAACGGCTTATCTGTATTTGAG ATTGACGGcaacgtgaataaaatttactgtCAGAATTTATGTCTGCTGGCAAAGCTGTTTCTGGATCACAAAACCCTCTACTACGATGTTgaaccatttttattttacgcaGTCACAAAGAATGATAAATACGGTTGTCATTTAGTGGGATATTTCAGTAAAGAAAAACATTGTCCTGCGCAAAGGTACAATGTTTCATGCATAATGACTCTACCCCAGTATCAGAGACAAGGATTTGGTCGCTTTCTGATAGAATTTAGTTACTTGTTATCAAAAGTCGAGGGTATTCCAGGTACTCCAGAAAAACCACTGTCCGATTTGGGTAGAGTGtcttattattctttttgGAAGAGTGTTGTTCTCGAGTACCTGGATTTACACCGAAAAGATAAAGACATTAAGCTAGGTGATATCACAAAAGAAACTGGAGTATCAGCTCATGACATTGCAATGGCAATGCAGCTACTTGGTTTTATCAGACCAGTTAATACATCTAAGGATGACAAACCAAAGGTAATAATAGCCGTGGATTGGAATAAAGTTGACATTCACATGGCAAAAGTTCGCAAGAGTTCTCGAATAAGTTTAGATCCAGAATGCTTACGGTGGATTCCATTGCTCAGTCAGATTTCCAACCCATATCTAAGTACTGAGGAAGGGGGGGAGACTGGTTCCGAAAGTTCACCGATACTGGAGCCTAAGCCCATACCGacaattgtagaaaaaattcagaaggtcaaaataaaaaagaagccACGGGGAAGGAGATCGGGACACAGAAGAGCATCTCCTTTAAAACCCAAATCTACCCAAAAAACTGTTCACCttaaagaaaaagataaaaacaaaGACAAAATCAATGACAACAAAGTAATGGTCAAGGATAGTCAGAAAGTCGTAGATATTGAAGAAACAAAGATGAATATGGAAGTGGATAAGGAGGTCTTGGTCACAtcaaaaaatacgaaaagtGCTGCTGCAAAAAATCCTCCCGTTACAAATACTCCTAAAGCAACCCCAACATCAACTTCAAGGAGAAGAATAAGGGCACCGAAAAATGTTATAGTCGAACCCCCAGTTTCAATACCTtcaagaaaacgaaaacattCCGAAAAGACTGAATCTGAAGATAAAGAAGAGAAAGTTGAAAGTAGTAGAAAACGAACTCGTGAATCTATTAGggaaaaggagaaggagaaagaaaaagagagagaaaaagaaagggaaaaggaaaaggaaaaagaaatagcgaaagaaaaagaaaaggagaaaattaaggaaaaggataaagagagggaaaatgaaagagaaaaagacaacgaacgagaaagagacagagaaaagaaaagagaaagtgAAAAGGAGGAAAAGAACAAGGCTGAAGAAACAGAAGTACAATTGGATGCAACAATAGAAGTTCCGAACAGTCCTCCCAAAATCTCAACACCACCATCTCCAGTACCTACTCCAAAGCCTACAAAGAAACAAAGCAAATTGGATGATATTTTGATGAAAGTTACTAGCcgacaaacaaaaaatctaCAAGCAAAACAAGCAAGAGAAAAGAAGGCACTAGAAGATGCACAATGTAATGGGAAAAAGGAGGAAATCAAAGATGTAAAATGTTCTCCAATGTCGAGGCGTAGTAGAGCCAAAGTTGCGGTAGCTACAGTAGCTGACAACTTGAAGATGCCTGAGTTAAAACCTGAATCACCAACTAAGGACAGGACAAAAAGTCCTGTCATTCCTCCACCTTCGCTGTCACCTCCTCCTGAAGAGGTACAAACTAAAGTATCTAGCGAACAAATGACTATTCCTGAGATATTTCCTTCAAGGCCAAGTAGTATAAAAGATGATAAAGTAGACCAAATCGAAACACCAACAGTAACAGATCGAACTGAAAGCGAATTACCAACTGGAAGTCCAGGTGAATATGAGGGTGGTGATGAGGATgagggagaagaagaagaagaacctCCTCCAAGGTCAAAATCGATATCGCAACAAGCACCACTCACACCACCCAGTCCAGTCAAGGACAAGGTAGAGAAGCTAGAAAAAATggtcgaaaaagaaattgtaaaGGATAAAACTAtgaagcaaaaagaaaaaccaagtCCAAGAAAAAGTGAAGTAGATAAACCTATTgttgaagaaagaaacgatGTCTCTAAGGAGCTTCTAAAAAATTCGGAAACAGGACAAATTCCAGAGATAACTGCTCCTGTTCAACCTGCATCACCGTCaaaggaaaaaattccagAAAAAACGGAGAAAATAGATCAAGAACAATCCATCCCACAGCAACCAAACATGTGGGAAAAACCTAAGGAACTGAAAGATAGTTTGTCACAAAGTAAAGCAAATAACCTGCTCGCTGAAAAAAGGGAAAGTTCCACTGGCAATTTAGTAATGATGGAGACCCAACTACCTACACCTCAGGAAAAGATAGTACCTGTGATAGAACAGGACACGCTACATCTTCAGATAcatcaagaagaaaaacaaaactccCCTGAAAGTGGTAAAACTACGCCTCATTTAGACAATCCAGGGTCTGTGAAAAGAACTCCTCCTTCGCAGCCAGACTTACCTTCAATGGGTGTTTATACTCCAGATTCCACAACTAATTCCGTACATTCGTTGCATTATGGACAATGTGAACTTGATGTCAATCAGCTTGGGTTAGAATCTCCTACATCAATAGCTAGTGATTTAGCATCTCAAAACAGTGTGGAAAGACCTCCTAGCGCATTACCTATGCCTCCATCTGCTCCAACGAATATTGCAACCTCATTGCAAATCACAGCACCTCCAGTTGCGGTTAATATTCCACCACAAGTACAGTACTCAGATTGTTCAATGCCTCAGCATACGCCACCGGCGCATGTAGCAATACATCCCATGCATCAGCCCCACACACCACAGCCGCTGCAGCAACCACGTACACCCCAGTCACATACTCCACAGTCACATACTCCTCAAAGTATTCCAACGCAGAGTCCACAACCCATTCCTCAGAGCCATACTCCTCAACCTCTTTCTCAGTCTCATACACCGCAACCATTATCTCAGTCCCATACGCCACAAAATATACCTATTCAAAGCCCACAACCTATGCCTCAAAGTCATACCCCACAGCCACTCCCTCAGTCGCATACCCCACAACCAATGCAGTTATCTCTTGGAGCTCAGCAACAAGCACAAAATCAAAGCATGGCTCATAGCCAatcacaacaacaacaacaacaacaacaacaacagcagcaacaacaacaacaacaacaacagcagcagcaacaacaacaacaacagcagcaacagcaacaacaacaacagtcTGCACATCAACAACAATCGCAGTCTCACAGTAGTAAGCGAGCAAGTGGATCACAAACGCATAGATCGAGATCTACCCAACAAAGGTCTCATCGTGCTACTCCACCAACCTCCCATGCTCAGAGTTCTCAACATTCAGCAGCCCACGTTAGTCATAATACTATAGCCCACACACATGGATCGCATTTACCGCCCCAGTACCAACAGTCTTCCATGACTGTGCCGCCAATGTCTCATCCTCATTCGCATACACATGCAGCCCACTCTCACAATATGGCTGTTATTTCTCAAGGAAATTATATGGCCGTGGCGTCTCAAGCATTTCCAACACAAAATACTTACGTTATCCAACACAGAGGTGGCAGATCTGGAGCTCCAACACCTTGTACGACAGCCACGAATTTCTACATTCAGACAAGTACAATGCCACCTCACTCACACACACCGGCCCCACCATCACTCACAGGATCTGGTAATCATCAAACTCCGAACTCTTGTAGTTTGGCAAAATTACAACAGTTGACAAATGGTTTGGAAATGATACCTCCAACTCCTCCACCGGCTATGAACTTGACCCCACCCCCACCTATCCCTCATACCATGACACCCCCACAAACATCGAGACAGCTACCTACACCTCCCCAGGTACCTCTAGGATATGGTAAGAATTATTATAATGTAAATACTGCACCACCCGGCACTCCTGGACCATCAAGTAGATCTGCTTCGAGGCCATCGGCAAACGCAAATATGGCATCTTTGAATCAAACATATGCGAGCGAGGGTCTATATAGGCAGTCATTGGACCCAAGTGGTACTTGCCCACAAATGCAAAGTGCTGCTTCTCGAGTTAGTCCAAACGTTACGTTGAATCCAAATATAATGGCTTCACCATATGGCTACAGAGTTGCTCAACCAACGACTGGTTACATGAATCAGGCGGCACAGCTCGGTGGTTTTATGAATCAGGCGAGTCAGTTACCAGTAGGTGTGGTTAACGTGCCGTATTCTCAAGATCCACACCAACAAAACCCGGCAGCCGTCTACACGACGTATCACGGCTATATAAACGGGAGCCTTATGCAACCCCTTAATGGCACAATGAGACCACGCTAG